Proteins from a genomic interval of Rhipicephalus microplus isolate Deutch F79 chromosome 6, USDA_Rmic, whole genome shotgun sequence:
- the LOC119167438 gene encoding uncharacterized protein LOC119167438: MGFITVLGVFALLSSTRAAMFPKTGAPCDFTDVTVDDEVLSRLIAKLPEGMESGPQDYRPIFPGLQVGGITVHGLSKLRQFGPVIPYCTNGSRMIQVEIYSDGEAHFLAPWKTCSGDSGHIKFDASLTRFTFQFRVTESTAAGVKLEFDRALPVVTQGVRIFVDGAAPAIRATIEVLSALLPAFTEHLFSSQFSQNVSKAFQLTNQ; encoded by the exons ATGGGTTTCATAACAGTGCTTGGTGTATTTGCCTTGCTGTCTTCAACAAGAGCCGCAATGTTTCCCAAGACTG GTGCTCCATGTGACTTCACAGACGTCACCGTAGACGACGAAGTACTTTCCAGGCTGATCGCCAAGCTTCCAGAGGGTATGGAGTCAGGCCCGCAGGATTACCGCCCAATTTTCCCTGGCCTCCAAGTCGGAGGGATCACTGTTCACGGTTTAAGCAAGTTGCGCCAGTTTGGGCCCGTCATTCCCTACTGCACCAACGGAAGTCGCATGATCCAAGTCGAAATCTACAGCGACGGCGAGGCGCATTTTCTGGCACCGTGGAAGACTTGCTCGGGCGATAGTGGACACATTAAATTTGACGCATCACTTACGCGGTTTACCTTCCAGTTTCGCGTAACCGAGTCCACAGCTGCTGGCGTCAAGCTGGAATTTGATCGCGCGCTTCCGGTTGTTACGCAGGGTGTCCGCATCTTTGTCGACGGGGCTGCGCCTGCGATTAGGGCCACTATCGAAGTTCTGAGTGCACTTTTGCCAGCTTTCACGGAACATTTGTTTAGCTCACAATTTTCGCAAAATGTCAGCAAAGCATTCCAACTGACGAACCAGTGA